A genomic stretch from Telmatocola sphagniphila includes:
- the rpsS gene encoding 30S ribosomal protein S19 — protein MSRSSKKGPYFDPKLLAKVEKTGKSGARAPIKTWSRDCTILPDFVGVTFEVHNGKNFIKVYVTEEMVGHKLGEFSPTRVFKGHSGGKAKAAPGK, from the coding sequence ATGAGCCGTTCATCGAAAAAAGGACCGTACTTCGATCCTAAGCTTCTGGCGAAGGTGGAGAAGACTGGTAAATCGGGCGCCCGAGCTCCGATCAAGACCTGGTCCCGTGACTGTACGATTTTGCCGGATTTCGTGGGCGTGACCTTCGAAGTTCATAATGGCAAAAACTTCATCAAAGTGTACGTGACCGAAGAAATGGTCGGTCACAAGTTGGGGGAATTTTCTCCGACTCGGGTATTCAAAGGTCACAGTGGTGGGAAGGCCAAGGCTGCCCCAGGCAAATAA
- the rplB gene encoding 50S ribosomal protein L2 — MGIRQYKPTSAGRRAGSVSDFAECTTPRANKPEKSLLVPKKKSGGRNNQGVVCVRFRGGGHKRMLRLIDFKRKKDDSPAKVLSIEYDPNRSARIALIQYEDGTKSYILAPNGLKADDTVASGESVEPRLGNSMPLKKVPVGMTIHNVEMQPGRGGQICRTAGGSAVLTAREGDWAQVTLPSGETRRMPSSCRATIGSLSNPDHMNISLGKAGRKRWLGRKPHNRGVSMNPVDHPMGGGEGRTSGGRNPCSPTAVLAKGGKTRKKRKPSNNAIIRRRRSGPRFAGS, encoded by the coding sequence ATGGGCATTCGACAATACAAACCGACTTCCGCAGGCCGTCGTGCCGGTTCCGTGAGCGACTTCGCCGAGTGCACAACGCCTCGCGCGAATAAGCCGGAAAAGTCACTGCTCGTCCCGAAGAAGAAGTCCGGTGGCCGAAACAACCAGGGCGTGGTCTGTGTCCGGTTCCGTGGGGGTGGGCACAAGCGGATGTTGCGTTTGATCGACTTCAAGCGCAAGAAAGACGATTCACCCGCCAAGGTGCTTTCGATTGAATACGATCCCAACCGAAGCGCTCGAATCGCTTTGATTCAGTACGAAGACGGAACCAAGAGTTACATCTTGGCCCCGAACGGACTGAAAGCGGATGATACGGTGGCCAGCGGTGAGAGCGTGGAACCCCGATTGGGTAACAGCATGCCGCTGAAGAAGGTTCCGGTCGGCATGACGATTCACAACGTCGAAATGCAGCCGGGTCGAGGCGGCCAGATCTGCCGGACCGCAGGTGGTTCGGCCGTGTTGACTGCTCGCGAAGGCGACTGGGCTCAGGTAACGCTGCCTTCGGGCGAAACCCGCCGTATGCCGTCTTCCTGCCGGGCCACGATCGGATCGCTGTCGAATCCGGATCATATGAATATCTCGCTGGGTAAAGCCGGCCGCAAGCGTTGGTTGGGTCGCAAGCCCCACAACCGCGGCGTGTCGATGAACCCGGTCGATCACCCGATGGGGGGCGGTGAAGGCCGTACCTCCGGGGGTCGAAATCCCTGTTCGCCGACAGCCGTGCTGGCGAAGGGTGGAAAAACGCGTAAGAAGCGCAAACCATCGAACAATGCGATCATCCGACGACGACGTTCGGGACCGCGGTTCGCGGGTTCGTGA
- the rplW gene encoding 50S ribosomal protein L23 gives MNTRPRPKKYRPKNKKRKIPKAGPTGVVLEPYQVLLRPLVTEKGTHQSTRYNAYTFQVSPIATKTDIKGAVEQMFNVRVTGVNTQIRHGKKRRFKTTMGQQPDWKKAVVTLHEEDKIEFF, from the coding sequence ATGAACACACGACCAAGACCGAAAAAATATCGGCCAAAGAACAAGAAGCGGAAGATTCCCAAGGCGGGACCGACCGGGGTCGTTCTCGAACCCTATCAGGTTCTGCTGCGACCGCTGGTGACCGAAAAGGGAACTCACCAGAGCACTCGCTATAACGCGTATACCTTCCAGGTAAGCCCGATAGCGACCAAGACGGACATCAAAGGGGCGGTCGAGCAGATGTTCAATGTCCGGGTCACCGGCGTGAACACCCAGATTCGCCACGGCAAGAAGCGACGCTTCAAAACGACCATGGGTCAGCAGCCCGATTGGAAGAAGGCCGTGGTGACGCTCCACGAAGAAGACAAGATTGAGTTCTTCTAA
- the rplD gene encoding 50S ribosomal protein L4: MSEHVELITGAIEVPVYNRQGQSVGTISVDAKEFGGKISPRLLHEAVVMYQANLREGNHHTLRRGEVSGSSKKIFRQKGTGNARAGTKRTNKRRGGGTAKGPKPRDYEYHLPKKAIKIATRMAILAKLRDKETIVIDELSMTAPKTKEIASLLKTLNVTKCLIGTNGTDTNVYKSARNIEGVKVLPATELNSHAVLGKKHLVLTKAALEALRHPKPLKAGE; this comes from the coding sequence ATGTCCGAACACGTGGAATTGATTACCGGTGCTATCGAAGTGCCGGTTTATAACCGCCAGGGTCAGTCGGTCGGCACCATCAGTGTCGATGCGAAGGAATTCGGCGGTAAAATCAGCCCCCGACTGCTCCACGAAGCAGTTGTGATGTACCAGGCCAATCTTCGCGAAGGTAATCACCATACGCTCCGCCGCGGCGAAGTGTCCGGTTCGAGCAAAAAAATCTTCCGACAGAAAGGTACGGGCAACGCCCGTGCCGGTACCAAACGCACGAACAAACGACGTGGGGGCGGTACCGCTAAAGGTCCCAAGCCTCGCGATTACGAATATCACCTGCCCAAAAAAGCGATCAAGATCGCTACCCGAATGGCCATCCTGGCCAAACTGCGGGACAAAGAAACCATCGTCATCGACGAACTGAGCATGACGGCCCCGAAGACCAAGGAAATCGCCTCGTTGCTGAAGACCTTGAACGTTACGAAGTGTCTGATCGGGACCAACGGAACCGACACCAACGTCTACAAGTCGGCCCGCAACATCGAAGGCGTGAAAGTTCTGCCGGCAACGGAACTGAATAGCCACGCCGTGCTGGGCAAGAAACACCTGGTGCTGACCAAGGCAGCGCTGGAAGCGCTTCGTCATCCCAAGCCTTTGAAAGCCGGGGAGTAA